The Maylandia zebra isolate NMK-2024a linkage group LG4, Mzebra_GT3a, whole genome shotgun sequence genome includes a window with the following:
- the srl gene encoding sarcalumenin isoform X2, translated as MKGAVSICFLSLLLLQATAEEEEDVTSVLRDRSHIDETLRLAMEEKAGDYAAALERLRKIYHTSIKPMEQAYKYNELRQHEISDGEITSKPMVLFLGPWSVGKSSMINYLLGLHDHPYQLYTGAEPTTSEFTVIMHGEKIRSVEGIVMAADSSRSFSPLEKFGQNFLEKLIGIEMPHKLLERVTFVDTPGIIENRKQQERGYPFNDVCQWFIDRADLIFVVFDPTKLDVGLELEMLFRQLKGRESQIRIILNKADNLATQDLMRVYGALFWSLAPLINVTEPPRVYVSSFWPYDYAPDTSRELFKREEISLLEDLNQVIENRMENKIAFIRQHGIRVRIHGLLVDRYVQTFKEKMSFFSDPELVFQEIVDDPDKFYIFKSILAKTNVSKFDLPNRDAYRDFFGINPITNFKPLSAQCSYIGGCLLDKIEKAITTELPALLSSINSGKQPGLSSCEATGCGEKPKNRYRKN; from the exons ATGAAGGGTGCAGTCTCGATCTGtttcctctctctgctgcttttGCAGGCCACAGCAG aagaagaagaagatgttaCCTCCGTCCTTAGAGACAGATCTCACATCGATGAGACGCTGCGGCTTGCAATGGAGGAAAAAGCAGGAGACTATGCAG CGGCTCTGGAGAGGTTGCGGAAGATCTACCATACGTCCATCAAGCCGATGGAGCAGGCCTACAAGTACAACGAACTGAGGCAGCACGAGATCTCAG ATGGAGAGATTACCTCCAAGCCCATGGTGCTATTCCTGGGACCGTGGAGTGTAGGAAAGTCCTCCATGATCAATTACCTCCTGGGCTTGCATGACCACCCCTATCAGCTCTACACAG GAGCTGAGCCTACTAcctctgaatttacagttattatGCACGGGGAAAAGATCCGCTCTGTTGAGGGTATCGTTATGGCGGCTGACAGCTCGCGCTCCTTCTCTCCCCTGGAGAAGTTTGGTCAAAACTTTCTTGAAAAGCTGATTGGTATTGAGATGCCCCACAAGCTTTTGGAGCGTGTGACGTTCGTAGATACACCGGGAATTATTGAGAACCGGAAACAGCAGGAAAGAG GCTATCCTTTCAATGATGTCTGTCAGTGGTTCATTGACCGTGCTGACCTGATCTTTGTCGTGTTTGACCCCACCAAGCTGGATGTTGGTCTGGAGCTAGAGATGCTCTTCAGGCAGTTGAAGGGTCGTGAGTCACAGATTCGCATCATCCTGAACAAGGCTGACAACCTGGCCACCCAGGACTTAATGAGAGTTTACGGAGCGCTCTTCTGGAGCTTAGCTCCCCTCATCAATGTCACTGAGCCTCCCCGTGTCTATGTCAGTTCCTTCTGGCCATATGACTATGCACCTGACACCAGCCGGGAGCTCTTCAAGCGAGAGGAGATCTCTCTTCTGGAGGATCTCAATCAGGTGATCGAAAACCGCATGGAGAATAAGATTGCCTTCATCCGCCAGCACGGTATCCGTGTACGCATCCACGGCTTGCTGGTAGACCGCTACGTCCAGACCTTTAAAGAGAAGATGAGCTTCTTCAGTGATCCCGAGTTAGTCTTCCAGGAAATTGTAGATGACCCAGAcaagttttacattttcaaatcCATCCTAGCCAAGACCAACGTCAGCAAATTTGACCTGCCCAACCGCGACGCTTACCGTGACTTCTTTGGCATCAACCCTATCACCAACTTCAAGCCTCTGTCAGCTCAGTGCTCCTACATCGGAGGCTGTCTGCTTGATAAGATTGAGAAGGCAATCACCACTGAGTTGCCTGCCCTTCTGAGCAGCATTAACTCTGGCAAGCAGCCTGGCCTGTCCTCCTGCGAGGCCACCGGCTGTGGTGAGAAGCCAAAGAATCGTTACCGAAAGAACTGA
- the srl gene encoding sarcalumenin isoform X1, whose amino-acid sequence MKGAVSICFLSLLLLQATAEEEEDVTSVLRDRSHIDETLRLAMEEKAGDYAAALERLRKIYHTSIKPMEQAYKYNELRQHEISAYPGRTLGDSATDGEITSKPMVLFLGPWSVGKSSMINYLLGLHDHPYQLYTGAEPTTSEFTVIMHGEKIRSVEGIVMAADSSRSFSPLEKFGQNFLEKLIGIEMPHKLLERVTFVDTPGIIENRKQQERGYPFNDVCQWFIDRADLIFVVFDPTKLDVGLELEMLFRQLKGRESQIRIILNKADNLATQDLMRVYGALFWSLAPLINVTEPPRVYVSSFWPYDYAPDTSRELFKREEISLLEDLNQVIENRMENKIAFIRQHGIRVRIHGLLVDRYVQTFKEKMSFFSDPELVFQEIVDDPDKFYIFKSILAKTNVSKFDLPNRDAYRDFFGINPITNFKPLSAQCSYIGGCLLDKIEKAITTELPALLSSINSGKQPGLSSCEATGCGEKPKNRYRKN is encoded by the exons ATGAAGGGTGCAGTCTCGATCTGtttcctctctctgctgcttttGCAGGCCACAGCAG aagaagaagaagatgttaCCTCCGTCCTTAGAGACAGATCTCACATCGATGAGACGCTGCGGCTTGCAATGGAGGAAAAAGCAGGAGACTATGCAG CGGCTCTGGAGAGGTTGCGGAAGATCTACCATACGTCCATCAAGCCGATGGAGCAGGCCTACAAGTACAACGAACTGAGGCAGCACGAGATCTCAG CCTACCCGGGAAGAACCCTGGGGGACTCAGCCACAG ATGGAGAGATTACCTCCAAGCCCATGGTGCTATTCCTGGGACCGTGGAGTGTAGGAAAGTCCTCCATGATCAATTACCTCCTGGGCTTGCATGACCACCCCTATCAGCTCTACACAG GAGCTGAGCCTACTAcctctgaatttacagttattatGCACGGGGAAAAGATCCGCTCTGTTGAGGGTATCGTTATGGCGGCTGACAGCTCGCGCTCCTTCTCTCCCCTGGAGAAGTTTGGTCAAAACTTTCTTGAAAAGCTGATTGGTATTGAGATGCCCCACAAGCTTTTGGAGCGTGTGACGTTCGTAGATACACCGGGAATTATTGAGAACCGGAAACAGCAGGAAAGAG GCTATCCTTTCAATGATGTCTGTCAGTGGTTCATTGACCGTGCTGACCTGATCTTTGTCGTGTTTGACCCCACCAAGCTGGATGTTGGTCTGGAGCTAGAGATGCTCTTCAGGCAGTTGAAGGGTCGTGAGTCACAGATTCGCATCATCCTGAACAAGGCTGACAACCTGGCCACCCAGGACTTAATGAGAGTTTACGGAGCGCTCTTCTGGAGCTTAGCTCCCCTCATCAATGTCACTGAGCCTCCCCGTGTCTATGTCAGTTCCTTCTGGCCATATGACTATGCACCTGACACCAGCCGGGAGCTCTTCAAGCGAGAGGAGATCTCTCTTCTGGAGGATCTCAATCAGGTGATCGAAAACCGCATGGAGAATAAGATTGCCTTCATCCGCCAGCACGGTATCCGTGTACGCATCCACGGCTTGCTGGTAGACCGCTACGTCCAGACCTTTAAAGAGAAGATGAGCTTCTTCAGTGATCCCGAGTTAGTCTTCCAGGAAATTGTAGATGACCCAGAcaagttttacattttcaaatcCATCCTAGCCAAGACCAACGTCAGCAAATTTGACCTGCCCAACCGCGACGCTTACCGTGACTTCTTTGGCATCAACCCTATCACCAACTTCAAGCCTCTGTCAGCTCAGTGCTCCTACATCGGAGGCTGTCTGCTTGATAAGATTGAGAAGGCAATCACCACTGAGTTGCCTGCCCTTCTGAGCAGCATTAACTCTGGCAAGCAGCCTGGCCTGTCCTCCTGCGAGGCCACCGGCTGTGGTGAGAAGCCAAAGAATCGTTACCGAAAGAACTGA